In Zingiber officinale cultivar Zhangliang chromosome 6A, Zo_v1.1, whole genome shotgun sequence, a single genomic region encodes these proteins:
- the LOC121998007 gene encoding protein PIN-LIKES 5-like isoform X2: MEFLSLFLLAFMPVLQVLLVGLVGAFLASGCLNILSSSARNDINKIAFVVFVPSLVFASLAKTVTARDLVSWWFMPINVGLTFLIGGVLGWVAVKILKPQRHLEALVIACCSAGNLGTMPLIIIPAICDQDGNPFGDSEVCHVRGIAYVSFSMALGNLFIWTHTYNLIKSSSKSENNQEREALLLLPSSSTDSIRSKWKETAYALIKELLAPPTTASILGFIVGSVPWLKALFVGDKAPAKVVQDSVTLLGEGAVPCTIIILGSNLTQGLRKCAVKPAVIAAIICVRYVMLPLFGIAVVKAAEHQGFLPQSPLYQYVLLIQFTLPPAMSIVI, encoded by the exons ATGGAGTTTTTGTCTCTGTTCTTGCTGGCTTTCATGCCAGTGCTTCAGGTGTTGCTGGTAGGCCTGGTCGGTGCGTTCCTCGCCTCCGGTTGCCTTAACATCCTTTCCTCTAGTGCCCGCAACGACATCAACAAG ATTGCGTTCGTTGTGTTCGTTCCATCCCTTGTGTTTGCGAGCCTAGCAAAGACGGTCACTGCAAGGGACCTCGTTTCTTG GTGGTTCATGCCCATCAACGTTGGGCTCACATTCTTGATCGGCGGAGTCCTCGGCTGGGTTGCCGTCAAGATCCTGAAGCCACAGCGCCACCTGGAGGCCCTCGTCATCGCCTGTTGCTCTGCAGGTAACTTGGGCACCATGCCGCTGATCATCATCCCGGCAATCTGCGACCAAGATGGCAACCCGTTCGGGGACTCCGAAGTCTGCCATGTCCGGGGAATCGCCTACGTTTCCTTTTCAATGGCG CTCGGAAACTTGTTCATATGGACGCATACTTACAATCTGATTAAAAGTTCATCAAAGTCGGAAAACAACCAAGAACGCGAGGCCTTACTGCTCCTGCCATCTTCCAGCACTGACTCAATCAGAAGCAAATGGAAGGAAACTGCTTATGCCCTGATTAAGGAGCTGTTAGCGCCACCGACAACCGCCTCG ATACTCGGCTTCATTGTCGGCTCGGTGCCATGGTTGAAGGCACTATTTGTAGGAGACAAAGCCCCAGCGAAAGTGGTTCAAGACTCCGTGACTTTACTAGG GGAAGGCGCCGTGCCGTGCACAATCATCATTCTCGGAAGCAATCTAACACAAG GACTGCGCAAGTGTGCGGTGAAGCCAGCGGTGATTGCAGCGATCATCTGCGTGCGTTACGTGATGCTTCCTCTGTTTGGCATTGCCGTGGTGAAGGCTGCAGAGCACCAGGGTTTCCTGCCACAATCTCCACTGTATCAGTACGTGTTGCTCATACAGTTTACATTGCCACCGGCCATGAGCATCG TTATTTGA
- the LOC121998007 gene encoding protein PIN-LIKES 7-like isoform X1 has product MEFLSLFLLAFMPVLQVLLVGLVGAFLASGCLNILSSSARNDINKIAFVVFVPSLVFASLAKTVTARDLVSWWFMPINVGLTFLIGGVLGWVAVKILKPQRHLEALVIACCSAGNLGTMPLIIIPAICDQDGNPFGDSEVCHVRGIAYVSFSMALGNLFIWTHTYNLIKSSSKSENNQEREALLLLPSSSTDSIRSKWKETAYALIKELLAPPTTASILGFIVGSVPWLKALFVGDKAPAKVVQDSVTLLGEGAVPCTIIILGSNLTQGLRKCAVKPAVIAAIICVRYVMLPLFGIAVVKAAEHQGFLPQSPLYQYVLLIQFTLPPAMSIGTMAQLFDQCKEECSVIFLWTYLAAALSMTVWSMVFMSMVS; this is encoded by the exons ATGGAGTTTTTGTCTCTGTTCTTGCTGGCTTTCATGCCAGTGCTTCAGGTGTTGCTGGTAGGCCTGGTCGGTGCGTTCCTCGCCTCCGGTTGCCTTAACATCCTTTCCTCTAGTGCCCGCAACGACATCAACAAG ATTGCGTTCGTTGTGTTCGTTCCATCCCTTGTGTTTGCGAGCCTAGCAAAGACGGTCACTGCAAGGGACCTCGTTTCTTG GTGGTTCATGCCCATCAACGTTGGGCTCACATTCTTGATCGGCGGAGTCCTCGGCTGGGTTGCCGTCAAGATCCTGAAGCCACAGCGCCACCTGGAGGCCCTCGTCATCGCCTGTTGCTCTGCAGGTAACTTGGGCACCATGCCGCTGATCATCATCCCGGCAATCTGCGACCAAGATGGCAACCCGTTCGGGGACTCCGAAGTCTGCCATGTCCGGGGAATCGCCTACGTTTCCTTTTCAATGGCG CTCGGAAACTTGTTCATATGGACGCATACTTACAATCTGATTAAAAGTTCATCAAAGTCGGAAAACAACCAAGAACGCGAGGCCTTACTGCTCCTGCCATCTTCCAGCACTGACTCAATCAGAAGCAAATGGAAGGAAACTGCTTATGCCCTGATTAAGGAGCTGTTAGCGCCACCGACAACCGCCTCG ATACTCGGCTTCATTGTCGGCTCGGTGCCATGGTTGAAGGCACTATTTGTAGGAGACAAAGCCCCAGCGAAAGTGGTTCAAGACTCCGTGACTTTACTAGG GGAAGGCGCCGTGCCGTGCACAATCATCATTCTCGGAAGCAATCTAACACAAG GACTGCGCAAGTGTGCGGTGAAGCCAGCGGTGATTGCAGCGATCATCTGCGTGCGTTACGTGATGCTTCCTCTGTTTGGCATTGCCGTGGTGAAGGCTGCAGAGCACCAGGGTTTCCTGCCACAATCTCCACTGTATCAGTACGTGTTGCTCATACAGTTTACATTGCCACCGGCCATGAGCATCG GGACAATGGCGCAGTTATTTGACCAGTGTAAAGAGGAGTGCTCAGTGATCTTCCTGTGGACTTATCTGGCTGCTGCTTTGTCGATGACTGTTTGGTCCATGGTGTTCATGTCAATGGTGTCGTAG